A region of the Corynebacterium falsenii genome:
AGCTGGTTCCCGCGCCTCCCACGGCACCCGTGACGGCGATGAGTGGGCGATCATCAGCACCGATGCGTTCAGCGAGGGTGAGTGCACCTCCGTCATCTAGCGACGGGGTGCAGGTATCCACTCGGATCACGGTGAGGTTGGGGTGTTTGTCCCAGGGGGTTGCGTGGTCAGCGACGAGATACCCGATGGTCCGGCACGCTGATCCTGCTTCGGCGGGCGGTTCCATCTCGTCCGTCACCGGCACGAGAATGCGCCCGGTCACGGCAACAACCATGCGGACTTCTTGCATCCATGCCGGATCGGCCACGTTGACGAACACGGGCATGAGCGCCGATGTGGCCGCGGCCCCACGAGATGCGCGCGGCTTGTGTGAAGTGCGTGGGCTGTGTGAGGTGCGTGTGGAGCGTGAAGTGTGTGGAGAGCGCGAAGTCCGTCGTGTCATGCCCCAGACTTTCCCAGCGGGCCGGGGAGACTAGCCAGCCCCGGCGTGCTGGTGTGTGGATAAGTGGGGTGGCGTCGAGAAAAAGAGGGAGCCACCCCTGTGGATAAGTAGCCAAAATTGTGACTGGAGTGACAAATGTGACAGAAGATAATACGCTTGATTCCGTGACACCTCGGCGCGCATCCTCGACGATTCTCGCGGTGTTCGACCTCGACAAGACGATCATCGACACATCCGCATCCCTGGCCTACCGACGGCCCATGGCTCAACGCGGCCTGATCAGCACCGGGGAAGTCCTCAAGATGCTCACGCTGCTCGGCAATTACATGCTCAGCGCGCACACCGAGGAAAGCATGGTCGCCACGAAAGATGCGCTGACCAGCATCATCAAAGGTCGCGATTCTGCGGCGCTACGCAGCGTGGCCCAAGATGCCCTCACGGAGGTCATCACGCCGTTTATCTATGCGGAGGCGCGCGAGCTGCTGGATTGGCACAAAGCCCAGGGCCACCACATTGCAATTGTCACGGCATCGGCTTCGATCATGGTGGAACCGATTGCCGCAGAACTCGAGGTCGATCACCTCATCGCCACCGAACTCGAAGAGATCGACGGCACACTCACCGGCGAGGTGCTGCACTTCAACAAGGGCACAGCCAAGACCGACCGCATCAAGGAGCTAGCGGACCAGCAAGGCTACGACCTCGCCGAAAGCTACGCCTACTCCGATTCCGCCACCGACGTACCGATGCTCGAACTCGCCGGACACCCCACCGCCGTCAATCCCGACCGGACGCTGCGCAAGCTCGCGCAAGAACGCGGCTGGGAGATTAAGAACTTCAGCCGGCCCGAACCACTGTTCCCCCAAAGCGCGGTGCTGGTGGGAGCCGGCGCAACGCTCGCGCTGCTCGGCGCGGCGGCGACCGGACTGGCGATGTGGCTCAAGAGCAAAGACGATAACGCCTAGCCCAACATAGGGCTGCTTAGCCCAACTTAGCCCTGCTTCGCGTCGGCGATGGACTTCGCCTCCAACGTTCCTTCCGCCAGGCCCGTCGCGTGGAACACGATCCACTCCGCCACGGCATCGGGCGCACCGGACGCGAACCCTTCCGCCTTCTCCGCATACTCCGCTCGGTGGCGATTCCACCACACCTCCGGCACGCCAAGGCCACGCGGATCCAAACCAGTAGAAATCGTGGCCAAGCGCGAACACGCGCGGGCGGTGACCCCGTTGGCGTCGGCGAAAGGCTGCAACGTGAGCAGCTCGCCGTGGATCACGGCGGAGAGCACCACTGCATTAACCTTCGTGCCGCCGGTAATGAAATTGCCGAGCAGCTGCAATCGCCCATCCGTGGCCCGCTTCGGCCGACCGGGCACGAGGAACTCAGCAGATCCAGCCACCTTGCTGCGGAAGCTGGGGTCGGACATCTGCGGGCTGGCCACCGCGTTGATTTTCGCCATGATCTGCGACGGCGCTCGCCGCCAGGTGGTCTGGGTCTCCGTGATACCGTCCGGCGCCAGCATCTCGGCAGCGCGCAGTGCGCCGGCGAGCACAGCATCCTCTACCTGCCCATCCTCGGGCAGGCGGGGGCTTCCGCCATCGAGCTGCGCCGAGGCGCGGGCACCGCGCAGCACCGCTTCCGAACCCGTCACATCCCAGCCGCGGAGGTTGGCGGGGTGGCGGTGTACTCGGGCTAGGAAGTCGTTGGCCTTCTCCACGGCGTCGGGCACGCCCGGCAAGTCCGCCAGTGGTGCCAACGGATCGGGAGCCCCAGCACTCACCGAGTTGGACGAAGATCCGTTCGTAAAATCAGCCATAGAAACAACAATAATTCACCCTATTACGCGAGATCCCACATAGTCTGGCAAACTATAGGGAGTCATTTAGGTGCGAATTCAGGAGAATACCCGTGAGCAACAACAATAGCGATGGCATGTTCACTGACCGCGATAGCTTCAACCCGCAGGTCAATTCCATCCCTCTGTCCGATGTAGACACCCACCCGAAGGGTCAGGGAAGCATTGGCGACCTGGTCAAGGACGCATCGGCTCAGATCTCCTCGCTCGTTCGTTCTGAGGTTGAGCTCGCCAAGGCCGAGGTTGCCACCTCCGCCAAGAAGGCCGGCATCGGCATCGGCCTGTTCGCCGGCGCTGCCGTGATCCTGGCCTACAGCTCCTTCTTCCTGTTCTTCACCCTGGCCGAGGTCTTCGATACCTTCCTGCCGCGCTGGCTGGCCTTCCTCATCGTCTTCCTCATCATGCTGGCCCTCGTGGCCGTGCTGGCCCTGATCGGCCTCAAGCAGATCAAGAAGGTCAAGAAGCCAGAAAAGACCATCGAGTCGCTCGGCGAACTCAAGACCGTTGTTCCGCAGAAGGGCAAATCCCGCGCGGATTCCCGCGACCCGGGCATGTACACCTAAGAACCCCTCACCGGTTGCGCCCCGCTGTTCAGCGCGCGACCGTTCCCCAAGGGCAACGAGTTTCATGACCTCTCATGATGGAGCACCGCCGCACGCTCCGGAAGCCGCCTTCGTGCACTCCCGGAGCGTGCGGCTTCATGTCGATGTCCAGGGACCCCGCCGCGCGCCCCTCGTGCTCCTCATCCACGGCTGGGGCGGCGGGGCCTTCGACTTCGCTCCCTTGATGGAGCAGCTCTCCGGCGATCATCTCTGCGTGGCCGCCGTTGATCTGCGCGGTTACGGCCGGTCGGATAAGACCCCGCGCGGCTACGATCTCACCACCGCTGCCAGCGACATGGCCGGCGCCGTCCGCGGGCTCGGCCACACGCGGGCTACGGTTGTGGGCCACGGCTTCGGGGGCATGGTGGGCTGGACGCTCGCCGCGCACGCTCCGGATCGCGTGCGCAATCTCGTATCGCTCTCCTCGGCGCACCCCGTGGTGATGTTCCGGTACGTTGCCTCCCACCCGTTTTCTCAGTGGCGTTTGCTGCGGCGCACTCTCGCCGCTCAGGTACCGCGCCTCCCGGAGCACCGTCTCGTGAAATCCGACGCCGCCCTGGCCGAGAAAATCTTTCGCGCTCACGTGGGCCCCGGCTTCCGCGACACCGAATTGTATTCTTACATGGCCGCGCAGCGCCGCGCCGCCATGCAGGTGGATAAGGTCGCGCACCTGTCCTCCGAATACCAGCGCTGGCCGTTCCGCAGCCGCTTCCGCCCCGAGGGGGCGATCTTCGACAGCAGCTTCCCCCGGAAGATCAAGCCGCCGGTGCTGGCCATCGACGGCAACATGGACCCCAACTACAGCTCCGCCGTGGCCCGCAAGTCCGCCAAGCGGGCCGCATCGTTCCGCTCCGAGCTCCTCTACGGCGTGGGCCACTACCCGCACATCGAGGACCCCGAGGCCGTGGCGGACCAGATCCGCGGACTGTTCTAGCAGCGCTAGCGACTCCAGCAGCGGGCCTGGTACCCCCTACTTCATCACGCAGGCGCCGGTCTCCACGGGCGTGCGCCACTGGTTCACGTCCCCGACCTGCCCCTGAACTTCATCGCGGGTGAGCGCGTAACCGGTATCGCTCTCGTTGACGTCCGCGCCGAACACCAGGCCCAACACGTGCCCGCTCGTATCGATCAGCGGTCCGCCAGAGTTACCTTGCACCACTTCGCCGCGCAGCGAGTACGCCTCGCGCTCCACGCGCTTGTCGCCGTAGATATTGGGCCCGCTGACCATGAATGCATCACGGATGCGCGCGGGTGTGGCCTTGAACGGGCCGCCGAGCGGGTATCCCATGACGATCGCGTCCTGGCCCTGCGTGCCGGATTCCTGCGCCCACTTCATCGGCACGAGGTTGAGGTCCGATGCCCGAAGCAGCGCAATATCTGCCTGGGGGTTGAAGTACACCACCTCGGTGTTCACCGGCCCCTTATCTGTGGCGAGCTGCACGTGATCCGTTCCGGCCACGACGTGCGCGTTGGTCATCACCACGTTGTCCGCCACGACCCAGCCCGAGCCCTGTAGCAGCCTGCTGCACTGCTCGGCCTGGCCAACGACGTGCACCACGCTCTCCCGCGTGGCCTGCACCTCGGGCGAGTTGTTCAGCTCGCTATTGGGCGCCTCCACGTTGGCGTTCGGCAGAGTCTCGAGGGGGTCAGTAATGACCGGGAAGCCGGAGGCGTTGATCAGTGCTGCGGTCTCAGATGGCAGCTGCTTGAGCCACTCCGGCACCACGTTTCCGACAGCCCCGAGGATGGCCGAGCCGCGCACAGACTTCGCCAGCGACCCGTTGCTGTTGGCCACGATGGGCACCACGATCAGCCAGATCACCAGCAGCGTTGTCACGACCTGCACGATCGCTCCCACCAGGGATTCCAGCTTGAACACGGCCCGGGTGCGGATCGCGTTGCGCAACCGCAGCCCCAACCCGGAGCCCAGCGCATAACCGATCACCACGAGCAGCGTGACCGTCACCAGCGCAGCGATGAAGCGCGCCCCGGAGTGCCCCGGCCAGAACTTGTCCACCAGGGTGAACGAGGTCGGGATGAGCTTCACGCCCAAGTACCCGCCCACAAGCACGCCGATGAGGCTCAGGAATGCGCTGAATCCTCCCTGACGGTAGCCGGACATCATCGCGCCGATGGCGATGAGCACCAGCACGATATCGACGATGAGCGACCCGCTGATCATGGAGCGCCTCCCTCGGGGCCTGCGTGGGTGAAGTCACGGTGCATCTGTCCCAGGGCCTCCCCGTTGTCGGATTGTTTCAGTGCGCTGAATAGATCTACCCTATCGGAATCGTTCCACGGCTGGTCCCACCCGGCGCGTTGCAGCATTGCGCTGATCACTCCGCCGGTGAAGCCCCACAGCACCAGGTTGCCGAGTTTCCATGCGGGCCCGTTCCACTGCATGAATTCCACCCGGAATCGACGCTCCGG
Encoded here:
- a CDS encoding Fic family protein, producing the protein MADFTNGSSSNSVSAGAPDPLAPLADLPGVPDAVEKANDFLARVHRHPANLRGWDVTGSEAVLRGARASAQLDGGSPRLPEDGQVEDAVLAGALRAAEMLAPDGITETQTTWRRAPSQIMAKINAVASPQMSDPSFRSKVAGSAEFLVPGRPKRATDGRLQLLGNFITGGTKVNAVVLSAVIHGELLTLQPFADANGVTARACSRLATISTGLDPRGLGVPEVWWNRHRAEYAEKAEGFASGAPDAVAEWIVFHATGLAEGTLEAKSIADAKQG
- a CDS encoding HAD family hydrolase → MTEDNTLDSVTPRRASSTILAVFDLDKTIIDTSASLAYRRPMAQRGLISTGEVLKMLTLLGNYMLSAHTEESMVATKDALTSIIKGRDSAALRSVAQDALTEVITPFIYAEARELLDWHKAQGHHIAIVTASASIMVEPIAAELEVDHLIATELEEIDGTLTGEVLHFNKGTAKTDRIKELADQQGYDLAESYAYSDSATDVPMLELAGHPTAVNPDRTLRKLAQERGWEIKNFSRPEPLFPQSAVLVGAGATLALLGAAATGLAMWLKSKDDNA
- a CDS encoding MarP family serine protease; translation: MISGSLIVDIVLVLIAIGAMMSGYRQGGFSAFLSLIGVLVGGYLGVKLIPTSFTLVDKFWPGHSGARFIAALVTVTLLVVIGYALGSGLGLRLRNAIRTRAVFKLESLVGAIVQVVTTLLVIWLIVVPIVANSNGSLAKSVRGSAILGAVGNVVPEWLKQLPSETAALINASGFPVITDPLETLPNANVEAPNSELNNSPEVQATRESVVHVVGQAEQCSRLLQGSGWVVADNVVMTNAHVVAGTDHVQLATDKGPVNTEVVYFNPQADIALLRASDLNLVPMKWAQESGTQGQDAIVMGYPLGGPFKATPARIRDAFMVSGPNIYGDKRVEREAYSLRGEVVQGNSGGPLIDTSGHVLGLVFGADVNESDTGYALTRDEVQGQVGDVNQWRTPVETGACVMK
- a CDS encoding phage holin family protein, with product MSNNNSDGMFTDRDSFNPQVNSIPLSDVDTHPKGQGSIGDLVKDASAQISSLVRSEVELAKAEVATSAKKAGIGIGLFAGAAVILAYSSFFLFFTLAEVFDTFLPRWLAFLIVFLIMLALVAVLALIGLKQIKKVKKPEKTIESLGELKTVVPQKGKSRADSRDPGMYT
- a CDS encoding alpha/beta fold hydrolase; protein product: MTSHDGAPPHAPEAAFVHSRSVRLHVDVQGPRRAPLVLLIHGWGGGAFDFAPLMEQLSGDHLCVAAVDLRGYGRSDKTPRGYDLTTAASDMAGAVRGLGHTRATVVGHGFGGMVGWTLAAHAPDRVRNLVSLSSAHPVVMFRYVASHPFSQWRLLRRTLAAQVPRLPEHRLVKSDAALAEKIFRAHVGPGFRDTELYSYMAAQRRAAMQVDKVAHLSSEYQRWPFRSRFRPEGAIFDSSFPRKIKPPVLAIDGNMDPNYSSAVARKSAKRAASFRSELLYGVGHYPHIEDPEAVADQIRGLF